A region of the Haematobia irritans isolate KBUSLIRL chromosome 5, ASM5000362v1, whole genome shotgun sequence genome:
TATATAGTTACACTTCCGCTAAAGGAAGAGCTCGGTCCTCGTGGATATTTGGGTGAGTCCCGAACAACTGCTTTGAGGCAATTTTATCGTAATGAATCGTCATTATCGAAAAGGCCGGACGTGAAATCAGTTTATGATAGTGTTGTTAaagaatatttgcatttggatcacATGAGGCCAGTATCCGCCATTTCTGCAAGTGATACACTTTCGTGTTATCTTCCACATCATCCTGTCATTAACCTCGAGAAGAAGACTTCCAAACTTCGCGTCGTATTTAATGCGTCTAATAAAACGTCCAACGGGAATAGTCTTAACGATATCCTTCACGTAGGTCCCACTTTGCAGCAGGACTTAGTCCTTCTTATTGTGCGATGGCGACTATTTAAATACGTGTTCAACTGCGATATTACACAGATGTATAGGCAGATTCGAGTGGACTCTTCTCATGCTCCGTTGCAGAGAATTGTTTTTAGGGATTCTCCGACAAGGACAGTCCAGGACTATGAACTACAAACGGTGACCTTCGGTGTAAACTGTGCACCATATCTCGCGATACGGACACTGTTACAGTTAGCTGAAGACACTGAGGAGGAGTTTCCACTCGCGGCCGATATATTACGTAAATGTATGTACGTTGATGACGTTTTGACCGGAACTCATGACCTTGAAACTGCGATAATGGCTCGGGATCAATTAATCGCGGCGCTTGCGACGGCTAAATTTGAACTGCGGAAATGGACATCgaattatagagaaattttagatTCACTACCGCCGGAATATTTGGTTGATGCTCAATTGCTGGCATTTGTCGAGGCTAGCAATTCGAAACCATTGGGTGTGAGATGGAATGCTCAATTGGATGCATTCTACTTCGCGGTCGAGCCTATAGCAAAAAGGTGTGGATACACTAAACGGGAAGTGTTGTCGGCTATCGCGAAATTATTCGACCCTGTCGGTTGGTTAGGTCCAGTGATAATTGTGGCAAAGATTATCATGCAGAAAGTTTGGCTTGATCGCGTCGGCTGGGATGAAATACTGCCTTCGGCAACGGCATCCGAGTGGGAAAAATTTGTAGATAGTTATCCGGatgtcaattcgataaatattcctcGGTGGATTCGTTACACACCGTGCACTTCGGCCGAGCTTCACGTATTTTCAGATGCCTCGGTTAAGGCATACGCGGGGGTAGTATATATTCGAGTTTTGGCCCCAAATGGCGAGATTGTCGTTAATTTGCTATCGTGCAAGACGAAAGTTGctccgttgaaatcggtttcttTGCCTCGTTTGGAGCTTTGCGGCGCTGTTTTAGCGTCCGAACTCGCAAGAACGGTCATTCGAGAAATCGGTATTGATTTTGGTCGAATTTATTGTTGGACGGATTCGACTATTGTACTAGCCTGGTTAAAGAAAACGCCTTCGGCTTGGACAACATTTGTCGCGAATAGGGTATGTCGCATTCAGGAGAACGTCGGTGGTACGAATTGGTATCATGTGAGGTCGGAGGATAATCCTGCTGTTCTTGGCAGCCGCGGTGTGTCCCCTTCGGATTTGGCCGCCTCTCGACTTTGGTGGCATGGGCCTCAGTGGCTATCGTGTAGTCAATCGGAATGGCCGGTTCGTGACACTTCCTCTTTTGACACCGACGTAGAAATTCGGTCTGTGAAGGCACATGCTTCTTTCGTTAATTCATACGAGGATGTTCTCGATAGATTTTCTTCTCTGGATAGAGCGCTGCGTGTTATCTCATATGTTATGAGATTCTTTTATCGGACGCATCCCGCTCATAGGCGTGATTGTAGCTATGCGGATCACAGTTTATCATCGTCTGAGATTAGGGCAACTAAAAGTCGCTTGATAGTGCTTGctcaaaaaatgaattatggtAATGAATATAAGGACTTGATGGATAGGTCTTCGTTAGGTACTGGCAGTTCACTTGTTTCATTGAACCCGTTCCTTGATGAAATGGGTGTAATGCGGATGTATGGTCGTTTGAGCCGCTCGCCTATTCTTTCGTATTCGGAGCGGCACCCTATAATTTTGCCCTACAGCTGTCGATTCACGAAGCTTTTGGTGGAATTTGTTCATTTGATTTCCATTCATGGAGGAAATCAGTTGATGTTGCGTATTCTTCGTATAGAATACTGGATACCTCGGGTGAGGAATCTTATTCGTTCGGTTATACATAGGTGTAAACCATGTCTTTTGGAGAGGAAACGGGTTTGTAGTCAGGTGATGGCTCCTCTTCCTCCGGAAAGAACTGTTCTCGACAGACCTTTTACTACGACTGGCGTAGACTATGCAGGCCCCTTTGAGGTGAAGTCGTTCACCGGACGTTATTGTCGCATAACTAAAGGTTATGTGTGCGTTTTCGTGTGTTTTGCTACTAGGGCGATTCATTTGGAAGCGGTTTCCGACTTGTCGACTGCCGGCTTTCTTGCGGCATTTCATAGGTTTGTTGCTCGTCGGGGTTGTCCTGCGACCATTTTCTCGGACAATGGGACAAATTTTGTCGGTGCGTCGCGTGAGCTTGAACGAAATTTCCGGGATGTAATTAGGGGAAGCAGTGATGTCGTGTCCTCTAAGTTTGCACACCAGGGCCTATCGTGGCGATTTATCCCAGCTGGTGCGCCTCATATGGGAGGCCTTTGGGAAGCTGGGGTGAAGAGTTTTAAGTTGCATTTCAGAAGGCAAATAGGGAATGTTCGTTTCACGTTTGAAGAGTTTTCGACGGTGTTGGCTCGTATTGAGGCTTGTTTGAATTCAAGACCTCTTTGTCCCCAATCGGATAACCCGCAGGAGCTTGACGCTTTGACACCGGGTCATTTTCTTATAGGTGCCCCTCTACTCGCCCCTGCTGAGCCAGTTATAACCGAACAGTCTCTTTCGTTGGTGAATCGGTTTCGTAAGGTACAGGCTCTTGCACAACAGTATTGTGTACGTTGGAAAGAGGAATATTTGAAGAATCTGCATATGAGATATAAGTGGAAATTTCCTCAGCGCGATGTTATGGTAAATGACCTAGTCGTTATTCGTCATGAACAGCTTCCACCAACTTCTTGGAAATTAGGTCGAGTCGTGTCGGTTCACCCGGGCGTAGATGGTCACATTCGGGTCGCGGATATACGTACGGAGAATGGCGTTGTAAGACGACCTATAGCTAAGTTGGTCTCATTGACCGACACTTCGGCGAACTCTTTGTAATTCGTATATTTTCTCGCAGTATCATGGAAAATACCTCGTGCTTCGCTGACGACTTGGAAAATTTCGAGGTTATTATGGATCAATCGGATGATGATACTGCGTGCCCCCTTGATATGTCGGCGGTCGAACGGGCATTGTTGGAGGAGCCGATGGCGATACCGTCGCCTGCCATTCCGGAGGTTCAGCTATCGCCCCAAGAAATTGAGAGTCCACCTCCGGTAGTTGTGGATGAGCCCGTGGTGGCGCCTGCTGTAGTAGAGGCTACTGATGTTGGTCGAACTCCTGCTCAATTGGTTTGCAGGGTTTGTGGAGGTCGTCACGCATTGCGGCGGTGTCGGAAGTTCCTCTCTCTTTCGATTGAGAAGAGGATACGTATGGTGGTACGACATCGCTATTGCTACAGATGTCTAGCACAGACCCACCAGTCGAAGGGTTGTCCTAGCCGGCGTAGGTGCCCCAGTTGCTCCGGGGACCACAATGTTTTGTTACACGCTGCGGCTGTGGCGCCTCGAATTGAACATGGGAGCTCGAGGTCTGCTCAGCGGATTCGTAGTGGGAGCCATACGAATCGTCCGTCCGATCTTGCTGTGGCACGGTCATATTCCGATTTTGGCGGCGTCGGAGTTCTGCCTCTGCAGAATGTCGTTACTCTGGCGCCCAGCCTCGTAGTCCGCGTGTCCCCCCATGGTGTGTCCGTTCCGGTCCGTGCAGTAATCGACAACTGCGCGCGCCAAAGCCAAATCTGTCGTTCTATGGTCGAGAACTTAGGGCTACCGGTTACAAATATTGAGGGGGTCCAATTTTGCCGGTTGACAGTATCGTCCGCTTATGATCCAGAGCAGCGACTGACGTTTACTGCTCGTGTGCACGATCTAGGTCGTGTGTTGACCCCCGCCGAAGCCGTGCCAGAACGGATCAAGGAATCCTTTTTGGGATTACCTTTGGCAGATCCGCAATTTTACCGAGTGGGACGGGTTGCGATCGTTTTTGGTCCTGAGGTGTATGGGCGAATCATAACACATAGGGTGTATACGTCGCCCGGTCTCCCGGTGGCTCATTATACAATCTTCGGTTGGGTTCTGTCCGGGTTGTGTAACTGCTAGGGTAAATGCGCGAGAGCCCCCCTTTTGGGTTCTAACGGCCCCCTTTTGGCCATCGTTTTATTGTATCTCTTCGCGAGAGCCCCCTTTTTGGGGTTCTAACGGGTCCCCTTTTGACCCATCGATATATTGTCGCGAGAGCCCCCCTTTTGGGTTCTACCAGGTCCCCTTCTGACCTtacgtaattatttttattagtttttttttgtaatctagTCTTAGGTTGAATTTGAAAAGAtaaatgaattaataaattggaTTTATGGTAAATGAACTGAAGGAAACTCACTTTGCACTGCACTTAGcctcattttgtattttaagttTAGTTTTAGTTACAACATACCTTGATGTTGCAAGGCGGCCGGCAATGTTTAAGTTCGAGTAAAGATTAATTGGACTTAATAGTGTTCGTTAGAATTTGTATACTACTTTTTGGTACATCCCTGCCAGAGTAGAAATgtcataatttgaatattaatttatcttgtcaaaagccccgccttccgccatcttggttgagagcatctctcactttacttgttatcgataagccaattggtgcggttgcaaatttatccatatcgttggaaattataggtaatattgtttaccattaattataatagaaaacaccttaataaaaccttctgctcttgttatatattgaaaatattaaactatcgtgtttttatttttctctatatttccaTACTTTTCGCATTCggcgaacaaattttttacaaaattttctaaaaaataaaatttggacaaaattttctatagaaataaacttttgacaaaattatctatagaaagaaaattttgacaaaattttctattgaaataaaatttggcaaaaatttctgtaaagaaatagaattttgataaaaatttctatagaaataaaatttagacaaaattttataaggaaaaaaatttttgataaaattttcgatggaaaacaatttttgacaaaattttctatagaaataaaattttgataaagttttctataaaaataaaattttgacaaagttttctatagaaaaaaaatgttggcaaaattttctctagaaataaaattctgacaaacttctctgtagaaataaaattttgacaaaattttctttagaaataaaatttagacaaaattttgtatggaaaaaatttgttgacaaaattttctataggaataacattttgacaaaattttctataga
Encoded here:
- the LOC142241157 gene encoding uncharacterized protein LOC142241157, encoding MENTSCFADDLENFEVIMDQSDDDTACPLDMSAVERALLEEPMAIPSPAIPEVQLSPQEIESPPPVVVDEPVVAPAVVEATDVGRTPAQLVCRVCGGRHALRRCRKFLSLSIEKRIRMVVRHRYCYRCLAQTHQSKGCPSRRRCPSCSGDHNVLLHAAAVAPRIEHGSSRSAQRIRSGSHTNRPSDLAVARSYSDFGGVGVLPLQNVVTLAPSLVVRVSPHGVSVPVRAVIDNCARQSQICRSMVENLGLPVTNIEGVQFCRLTVSSAYDPEQRLTFTARVHDLGRVLTPAEAVPERIKESFLGLPLADPQFYRVGRVAIVFGPEVYGRIITHRVYTSPGLPVAHYTIFGWVLSGLCNC